CCCGAGTCACCTGCCATTCCCCGCCATTCCGACCTCCCCACCCTGACCCCACCCGGATCCTCCGTcagcccctgccctgctcagCCTCTGCCTTGCCTGCAGCCTGCCAGTGCAGCCCCGAGGGCTCGCTCAGCAGCCTGTGCGAAGGGGTCAGCGGGCAGTGCCCCTGCCGAGCCGGTGCCTTTGGGCTCCGCTGCGACCGCTGCCAGCGTGGCCAGTGGGGATTCCCCAGCTGCCGGCCTTGTGTCTGCAACGGCCACGCAGACGAATGTGACAGCCACACGGGCGCTTGCCTGGGCTGCCGTGACCACACAGGGGGTGAGCGCTGTGAAAGGTGAGCCCTGGGCAGCTCTGAGTGGGCTGGTAGGGGGGCCGGCTACTCAGGGATGACATGTCTCTTCCTGCCCCTCAACGCAGGTGCATTGCTGGCTTCCACGGGGACCCTCGGCTGCCATATGGGGGCCAGTGCCGGCCCTGTCCCTGCCCTGAAGGCCCTGGGAGCCGGCGGCACTTTGCTACTTCCTGCCATCGGGATGGGTACTCCCAGCAGATCATGTGCCACTGCAGGGCAGGCTACACGGGTGAGTGGGTAAGGTACAGGCGTGGGCTGAGGGTGAGGCAGCTGGGCCGAACACTCATACCTTCCACCTGACTGTGGGCAGGGCTGCGGTGCGAAGCTTGTGCCCCTGGGCACTTTGGGGACCCATCAAGGCCAGGTGGCCAGTGCCAACCGTGTGAATGCAGTGGAAACATTGATCCCACGGACCCTGATGCCTGTGATCCCCATACGGGGCAATGCCTGCGCTGCTTACACCACACAGAGGGGCCACACTGTGCCCACTGCAAGCCCGGCTTCCATGGGCAGGCTGTCCGACAAAGCTGTCACCGTGAGTGTGAGATGGGAGGGGATGGCTGGGGTGAGTGTCCATTGCTTGGGCTCCCCTTGACTAGTATGCTCATCCTGTCTGGCACAGGCTGCACCTGCAACGTACTAGGCACAGATCCCCAGCAGTGCCCATCCTCTGACCAATGCAACTGTGACCCAAGCAGTGGGCAGTGCCCATGCCTCCCAAATGTCCAGGGCCTTAGCTGTGACCGTTGTGCCCCCAACTTCTGGAATCTTACCAGTGGCCGTGGTTGCCAGCCGTGTGCCTGCCATCCACATCGAGCCAGAGGACCCACCTGCAACGAGGTATGGGACCTTCCTATAGATCCCTGGGTAGATGGGACCGGGACCAGCTGACTTCCTCCAGCTCAAGGGCTCAGCCTATGATTGAAGCTCTGGTCTCTGCTTTATTCCCACTACAGTTCACAGGGCAGTGCCACTGCCATGCCGGATTTGGTGGGCAGACCTGTGCTGAGTGCCAGGAGCTTCACTGGGGAGACCCTGGGTTGCAGTGCCGTGGTGAGCAAGCCCGGGGGgccagggtgggtgggggacTTCCCAGGATGCCCCACTAATACCTAACTCTGCGGTCTGCACTTTCTTGCAGCCTGTGATTGCGACCCTCGTGGGATAGACACACCTCAGTGTCATCGCTCCACAGGCCACTGCAGCTGCCGCCCAGGCGTATCTGGAGTACGCTGTGACCAGTGTGCCCGTGGCTTCACTGGTGTCTTTCCTGCCTGCCACCCCTGCCATGCATGCTTCGGTGACTGGGACCGAGTGGTGCAGGACTTGGCTGCCCGTACACggcgcctggagcagagggtgCAGGAGCTGCAGCAGACGGGCGTGCTGGGTGCCTTTGAGAGTAGCTTCTGGCGCATACAGGAGAAGCTGGGCACTGTGCAGGGGATTGTGCGTGCCCGTAACACCTCAGCTGCCTCCACTGCACAGCTTGTGGAGGCCACAGAGGAGCTGCGGTGCGGATGGGCCTCAGATATGTGGTGGGAAGGGGCAGTGGCCCAGCGGACTGGGGCTAAAGTCACTACAAatacctccctcccctctgacacaGGCGTCAGATTGGGGAGGCCACTGAGCGTCTGACCCAGCTGGAGGCAGAGCTGACCGCTGTGCAGGATGAGAACTTTAATGCCAACCATGCACTAAGCAGCTTGGAGAGAGACGGGCTTGCACTTAATCTCACACTGCGGCAGCTTGACCAGCATCTGGACCTCCTGAAGCATTCCAACTTCCTGGGTAAGTTGGTGGCCAACTATGCAGGTTGGCCAACTATGCAGGGCCAGGGTCGATCTTCTACTGACTGCCCGTCTCTGCCCAACTTAGGTGCCTATGACAGCATCCGCCACGCGCATGGCCTGTCTGCAGAGGCAGAACGTCGTGCCAATACATCAGCCCTGACAGTGCCCAGCCCTGTGAGCAACTCAGCTAACACTCGGCACCGGACAGAGGTGCTGATGGGTGCCCAGAAGGAGGACTTTCACCGCAAGCACATGGCCAACCAGCAGGCACTGGGAGAGCTCTCCACCCTAGCTCACAGCCTGAGCCTGACAGGCATAAATGAACTGGTGAGTCATAAACATGAGGTGGGACATGTGGGGACAGCTGCTCCTTCCACAGGGCCCTGACTTGTTCTGTGCCTGGCAGGTGTGTGGGGCCCCAGGGGACGCACCCTGCGCTACAAGCCCCTGTGGAGGTGCTGGCTGTCGGGACGAGGATGGGCAGCCCCGCTGCGGAGGCCTCAGCTGCAGTGGGGCAGTAGCCATGGCAGACCTGGCGCTGGGTCGAGCCCGGCACACACAGACAGAACTGCAGCGGGCACTGGCAGAAGGTGGTGGCATCCTCAGCCAGGTGGCAGAGACTCGTCGGCAGGCAGGCGAGGCACAACAGCGAGCCCAGGAGGCCCTGGACAAAGCTAATGCTTCCAGGGGACAGGTGGAGCAGGCCAACCAGGAACTGCGGGAACTCATCCAGAGTGTGAAGGACTTCCTGAGCCGTGAGCCTCCCATGTGGCCCAGGCCATGTGGTTGTTTCCCTTGTCTGTGTCCCTGGGTTCATACTTGTGTCAGGTCCTGTATTGGACCTCTGCTTATGACCCATGTCTGGCCCCTGAGCCCTTGCCCATTTGTGGTCTTCTAGTCCATGACCCTGAGTCTGTGCCCCACATATAGTTCCTGTCCTTATGGTTACATCCTTATGCTTATTAGCCAACCCACATTCCATGAGCAGTCCCTGAGTCCATATCCCAAGATTGTGTCCACATACTGATGCTGGGAATGTGTCTCTAATCCCTTGACTGTGTTCTCATAGAGGAAGGGGCTGATCCCGATAGCATTGAGGTGGTGGCCACAAGGGTGCTACAGCTCTCCATCCCAGCATCACCTGAGCAGATCCAGCACCTGGCTAGCGAGATTGCAGAGCGAGTCCGGAGCCTGGCAGATGTGGACACAATCCTAGCACGCACTGTGGGAGATGTGCATCGGGCAGAACGGCTACTACAAGATGCACAGCGGGCACGGTCTGACCCCAACCCTGACCCTCATCCTTGGCACTTAGTCCTGATACTTGCAGGCCatgattctctctctttcccaggaGCCGGGCTGAAGGTGAGAAACAGAAGGCAGAGACAGTACAGGCGGCGCTGGAGGAAGCCCAGCGGGCACAGGGTGCTGCTCATGGTGCTATCCAGGGGGCAGCGGTTGACACACGTGACACAGAACAGACCCTGCACCAGGTGTGGTCTCTGGAATATCAATGGGACAAGGTTATGGGCATGCTTCATTGGCCCGTTTAACCCTGGGCCCACCCATGGCAGGTGCAGGAGAGGATGACAGGTGCAGAGCAAGCACTGAGCTCTGCGGGCGAGCGGGCTCAGCAACTGGATGGTCTCCTGGAGGCTCTGAAATTGAAACGAGCAGGAAATAGCCTGGCAGCCTCTAGTGCTGAAGAAACAGCAAGCAATGCCCAGGGTCGTGCCAGGGAGGCTGAGAAGGTAGACTGAGGCAGAACCAACTAAAGGGGGTGATAGTCGGGGCTGGGTCTCCACTGGGCCACAGTGACCCTGCCCTCTATATTCCCAGATACTGGAGGGCCCACTAGGCGACCAATATCAAACAGTGAAGGCCCTGGCTGAGCGCAAGACCCAAGGTGTTTTGGCCGCGCAGGCGCGGGCAGAGCAACTGCGGGATGAGGCTCGGGGCTTGTTACAGGCGGCTCAGGACAAGCTGCAGCGGCTGCAAGGTAAGGGTGGGGTCCGGTGGACACCAGAGATGTGGGCTTCGGGAATAGAATCCTTGAGCTGAGACCTGCCTCTCTTAGAGCTGGAGGGCACCTATGAGCAGAACGAGCGAGCATTGGAAGGTAAAGCGGCCCAGCTGGATGGGCTGGAGGCCAGGATGCGCAGCGTACTTCAAGACATCAACTTGCAGGTCCAGATCTACAACACCTGCCAGTGACCCCTGCCCGAGCCCACCCCCGTCTCCAGCCCCATCCCGCACGAGTTACTGCCTATGCACGGAACGGTTCCCAACCGGGCAAGGCCCCAATAAACCGGCGTGAATCCCTACTTTGTTGTCTGGACTCTGATTTGTGGAGGGCGGGGTCTCTGGGCGGAACGTCAAGGCTGACACCAGCAGGGCACCGGAGCCCCGCCTCCTCATTTTGGGCCGCCCCGGAGCTGCCTGTCGCCGCGTGCCCGCCGGAAGTGCGTCATCGCCTCGGCTTTCAGCCACCTGGGGTCGTAACTAGAAGTAGAAACAAAACAAGCAGCCGAGGCGGTAGCGGGGGCGCCGGGACGGGGGAGGGGCGCGCCGGAACCGGAACCGACCTGACGCCGGAACCGGAACCGAGAGCGAGTTGCCAGGGCCCGAAGAGGCCTGGCGGCGACGGTCTCGCTCGGTGAGTGGGGCGGGCAGCTACTCGCCTGTTTGGCCGGGGCGGAGAGGCCGGGAAGCGGCCCAGGCGGCCTGTCCAAGGTCACGGGCCGTGCCAGCCCCCGCCCCTCGAGCCCCGGGGCATGCCGGGCCTACCGATGCAGGTGGGGCAGTGTGCTACGCCGGTGGCGGGCCTCCCTCCTCTGAAAGGGCTGGCGGCGAGCGAGGtcggcttcctggaggaggcggtGGCGGGCCCAGGGTTCGGAGGCTGGAGCTGGGTTGCAGCCCGGCCTGGGCGCTGGCCTGCGGTCAGTAACCCGGCACGGCCCTATTAGGCCGGCATGGGGAGGGACGCGACCTTCGGCTGGGGCCTAGGTGCAAAGAGGAGAAAGCTGTCCGCTCTGCCTCTGGGCCTGTCGTCATTAAAGATCCAGCCAACTAGTCACACTTCTGACCCGTAGAAGGATACCTGCCCCACATCCACCCTAGGAAACAGAGCTAGTGACTGTCCTACTATCTCAGGCCCCGCTTGAGGCAGCCAGGGGTCCTAGATACATAGTTCATCCCCATGCTTTTCTCAGTTTGGAGAACTTTATTTTGGATGGAGAAACTGCCCTGAATTCACTGGGGGTCTGTGGGAAACGGGGTGGAAGGCCTCTGGCTTAGCTGGTGAGTGGACCTGAGAAGAAAGGGGATGGTATCAGTTTCAGTCCAAACTGTGTGCCCACCCTGCTGTGGCTGTAGGGCAAGGTGGCTGTTGAAAGGGTAATGTGACATCTGGATACCCTTTTCACCCAGCTTTTTCAGTCCCTTCTGCTTGGGACAGCGGCTGGAGAGAGTAATCTCTCCTGGGATTTAGGGGAAGAAATGCAAGCCATGTATGGGAGCAGGTTTACAAGAGAGTGGGAGCTGGCAGGTGAGGCGCCTTAGCCTCAGAACCTTGCCTGGGCAGTGGTAGCACCTGTCTGGGTCCGTTTTTAGCCACAGAGCCTGGTCCTCCTGCTGCTTGTCTCTTCCTGTCTtgccttcctcctccacctcctacTTCTCGGGTGGTGACTAAGCAGCCAGTGAGAGTGAGGAAAAGTGAGCACCCTATGGGCTGGAGCCATGGCTCCTTTCCAGATTGGTAGAGGAATCTGGTCCCAGGACATGGCTGCCTTGACCTGGTGTCTCCTCCTCATTGACGCTTCCATCTTCGCCATTCTGTATAGCAGCCACGTATGGGGCTCAGCCCGAAGTAGTTGCTGCTACTTGCATTATTTATTCCCCCTTCAGAATAGTCTCAGAGTGCCCAGGACTACGTCAAATGGTAGAGGGATGTTGTTTTGTAGGGTTAGGAGTATCCCAGGTTGCTGAGCTCTGGCTGTAACTGAAGAACAGGTAGGTGGGCCCTGGTAGTGATCCCTGGTCCCTTGTTGTTAGGCTGTTGGTTCCTTGCTAGAGAATTTGGCCACAAAGAGTTGCCAAGATAGCTGGGCCAAGAAGAAAGCGCCGTAGCCCTGACCCAGACGCTGTTGCCGACTCTGGGGCACTCTGGCTGTCGACCAAGCGGCTCAAGATGTCTGGCGGGGCTAGTGCTACAGGCCCAAGAAGAGGGCCCCCAGGACTGGAGGAGGCCACCAGTAAGAAGAAGCAGAAGGATCGAGCAAACCAGGAGAACAAGGATGGAGATCCTAGGAGAGGTGGTAATGGCATTCCTCGAGTGCTTGTGGGcatctcctccctccctgttGCTCTTCTTTCTGTCCTGGTCTGATGCTGAGAGAAGGGCCCAAGGCAAGCTGGTTAGAGCCTCAGCTTTGAGGTTGGGGTACTTGGCTGAGATCCTAAAAATAGTGTTTGGTGGGGTGTGGGGTCTTGGAGGCTGCCTCCTCCTCATCCTTTACCTATTCCCTTTGTTGTCAGGGTCAGTGTCCACTCCTCGGGAGGAACAGACCAAAGACGGTGAGTAATGAGCAGGCCTTTTGCGTGCTATAGTGCTAGTGGGAAAGCGGGCACAGGAGGTATAGTCCTCATCTGGAGACCCTCACGGTCTTACTGTCTCTGTCCCTACAGAGTTGTTGCTTGATTGGAGGCAGAGTGCAGATGAAGTGATTGTCAAGCTGCGTGTAGGAGCGGGTCCCCTGCAGCTGGAGGAGGTGAATGCTGCTTTCACGAACACAGACTGTGTGGTGCGGCTTCCAGGTACGTCCTTCCCGCCTGAGCCCAGCAGTATATTGAGTCCCCTGATGTGCCCCATCCCAGCTCACTGCCTCACTCTATCTCCAGATGGTCGGCAGTGGGGTGGTGTTTTCTATGCTGAGATAGAAGGTTTTAGCGCCAAAGTGCAGGCTCGTAAAGGTGGCCTCCTGCAGCTGGCACTGCCCAAGAAGGTGCCTATGCTCACATGGCCCTCTCTCCTGGTAAGTTGCAGAGCAGAGCAGGGTAGGGTCGGGATACCCAATGTCATTGACAGGGCCTGATTGCTGTGTCTTTGGCAGAAGAAACCTCTGGGGACGCAGGAGTTGGTGCCAGGGCTGAAGTGCCAGGAGAATGGGCAGGAGTCGTCTCCCATTGCCCTGGAGCCGGGCCCTGAGCCCCGCCGGGCCAAGCAGGAGGCCCGGAACCAGAAGCGGGCCCAGGGCCGTGGTGAGGTAGGGGCGGGGACTGGCCCTGGGGCCCAAGCGGGGCCCAGTGCCAAGAGGGCTGTGCATCTCCGAAGAGGGCCAGAAGGAGAAGGGTCCAGAGATGGCCCTGGACCCCAGGGCGATGCCCCCATCTTCctggctgagccaaccagccaggtgaGCGTACAGTGCCTGTGTGGGAGTtgggaggtggaggcagggtgTGGACTGCAGTGGGGGGGAGGCACCTGCCAGGCTAGCCCAGGATTGATCTTGCTCACAATCTCGCTGTGAATAGGCTGAGGCTGAGGAACAGCTCCGGGTACCACCATTGAACCCCCAGACCGGCCTCCTGGGCTCAGAGGAGAATCTAGCACTTTTGTCAGGAGAGAAGCCAGTGTCCCCCAGGAATGACCCAGTCTCTCCAGCCATGACCCGAAGCAGAGACCTTGAGAAAGGTGACCGTTCCAAAGAGGAGATGGCGCTGGCAGCAGATGCTGCGTCCTTGGTGGATGGTAAAGGTGGGGCTGGCAGTGGGTAGGCAGAACCCGATGTTGGGCtgcagggtgggtgggtgggtagggagTAGACTAGAAACAGGTGGGAACCTGTCCTGGGTGGTGCTGAGCGGTGGTCTCAACGTAGAGCCCGAGTCCATGGTGAGCCTGCCGTTTGTCAAGAACGACTCCTATGAGAAGGGGCCTGACTCGGTGGTGGTGCACGTGTACGTGAAGGAAATCTGCAGGGACATCTCTCGAGTGCTTTTCCGCGAGCAGGACTTCACCCTGATCTTCCagaccaggtgggtgggtggCAGGAGAGTGGCCAGACAGTGTGCTTCAGGCAGGACAGTGTTTCATGCTCTTCCTCCTGCCCTGCCATGCCTCAACAGGGACGGGAACTTCCTGAGACTGCACCCGGGCTGCGGGCCCCATACCATCTTCCGTTGGCAGGTGAAGCTCAGGTGGGTGGTGCCCAGCCCCACCACTGTGCCTGTCCCACTCTGGGCTCCGTCTCCTGGCGTATCTTGCCACACACCCATTCCACCTAAGTTCCTAAGTCCAGCTTTTTCCTGCAGGAACCTGATTGAGCCAGAGCAGTGTACCTTCTGCTTCACAGCTTCTCGCATTGACATTTGCCTCCGGAAGCGGCAGAGTCAACGCTGGGGGGGGCTGGAGGCCCCAGCTACACGAGGTCTGCACACGAGCTCCCTTCATTGCCCGGCCCACATGACCAGGACCTTCATCCCTTGCCACCTGCTGCTAACCACCAGCCCCCTCATTCCCCCTTTTTAAGGTGCAGTGGGTGGTGCAAAGGTTGCCGTGCCGACAGGCCCAACCCCTCTGGATTCAACGCCACCGGGAGGTGCCCCACACCCCCTGACGGTCCAGGAGGAAGCCCGGGCTGTGGAGAAGGAGAAACCGAAGACTCGATCTGAGGACACAGGCCTGGACGGTGTGGCAGCTCGTACCCCCATGGAACATGTCGCCCCAAAGCCAGAACCTCACTTGGCCTCAGTGAGACTCCTGGGGTCGGGAGGGCCAGGGATGGAGGGTGGAGAGCCGCAGGGCTGCTGTCTCATGCCCCTCTTGCTCCACAGCCCAAGCCCACATGCATGGTGCCTCCAATGCCCCACAGCCCTGTGAGTGGAGACAGtgtggaggaagaagaagaggaagagaagaaggtgtGTCTGCCAGGATTCACTGGCCTTGTCAATCTAGGCAACACCTGCTTCATGAATAGCGTCATTCAATCTCTGTCCAACACTCGGGAGCTCCGGGACTTCTTCCATGGTGAGAGCAGAGCCAGGAGCCCTGGGTTGTGGGCACGGGGTGTTTTCCCCTGCTCATACTTCTGTTTGCCTGCTGTCCCTAGACCGCTCCTTTGAGGCCGAAATCAACTATAACAACCCACTGGGGACAGGTGGGCGTCTAGCCATCGGCTTTGCCGTGCTGCTCCGGGCACTGTGGAAAGGCACCCACCATGCCTTCCAGCCTTCCAAGTTAAAGGTGATCTGTGGCCACTTCCTCCCTTGactggagagaatggggagggctGGTCAGCTGGTTGCGTGGTTGCGTGCAGGGACTCTGTGCTCACACATTTGATCCCTGCATCTAGGCCATTGTGGCGAGCAAGGCCAGCCAGTTCACGGGCTTTGCGCAGCATGATGCCCAGGAGTTCATGGCTTTTCTGCTGGATGGGCTGCATGAGGACCTGAACCGCATTCAGAATAAGCCCTACACGGAGACCGTGGACTCCGATGGCCGGCCCGACGAGGTCAGCAGAGGGGCAGAGGTGGCACATCTCGTGCATATCCCAGTGCCACCTCTCCTTGGTCCTCACCTCTTTTCCCCTCAGGTGGTGGCTGAGGAAGCATGGCAGAGACACAAGATGAGGAATGACTCTTTCATCGTGGACCTGTTCCAGGGCCAGTACAAGTCAAAGCTGGTGTGCCCCATGTGCGCCAAGGTATGTTGTGCTCCCCTAGAAAGAGACCCCTCCTTCGGCCTTGCCAGCCTGGTCAGATGGAAGTCAGAGGCATGTGCACCTCTAGGTGCTGCAGGGCAAGGGCCGGGCGGGGCAGCTGAGGGCAGGCCTTGGACTTCTGTGTGGGCTGCAGAGGTTGGCAGGTTAGGTTTCCTGGCTGAGGTGAACGTGAGGTTTGAGCTCAAAGACAGCCCGTAAGGGGAGGCAGCGGGGTGGGGGAGATCGAAAAGGCTCATGGGAGGCCACGGAGGGGCACACTGATAAGGTGACTAGACTAGGTAGGGTGTCAAGTGCCAGAAAGAGGGACTATTCTCTTTTGGTGGCCCTCCTGGGCTGTACAATGTCCTGAGAGTTTGCTGGCTGGCTGTGTGGCCCCGAGAGCCATTTGATGGCCTGCGCAGTGCCCCCTGTGCATCCGCAGGTCTCCATCACGTTTGACCCGTTCCTCTACCTGCCGGTGCCCTTGCCACAGAAGCAGAAGGTTCTGCCCGTCTTCTATTTTGCCCGGGAGCCCCACAGTAAGCCCATCAAGGTGAGGAGTAAGCTCCTACTGCCGGGGTGTCCTTGAGATCCTGGCCTGCCCACCCCATAGACTGCTCTCTCTGCCACAGTTCCTGGTGAGCATCAGCAAAGAGAACTCCAGTGCGAGCGAGGTGTTGGACTCCCTCTCCCAGAGTGTCCATGTGAAGCCCGAGAACCTGCGTCTGGCCGAGGCATGTCTGTCCTTCCCCCAGCTCTTAAGACTGTGGATTGTGTTCTTATAGCCCCAGACACCGGTGGGCGGTCACTGGCACCTGTACCCGGACACATGAGTGTGCACGTGACCGCATCAGAAGGGGTGGTGTGTTACTGGTTGAGGCCCAGTGGAAAGCAGGCGTCTGGGCTGTGCAGCACAGGGGCCTGTTCCCAGCCGCTGTCAGGGTTCACTGCCTCTTTGGCGGTGTCCTCCAACTGCTTTTCCCTTTGCAAACAAGGGAAGTGCGGGACTGGCCTTCCACCAGCTATAGTTCTTCCATCGGCTGCTCCTGCATATTGTCCCAGCTTTGTGTGCTGGTCTTCTCCAAAGGTCCCTAGTTTCCCGTGTGGCCGTGCTCTTTTCCTGAGAGGGCTGGGGGTAGGGAGGCACCTCCTTGGATGGGGCCGTCGGTGGTAACCACGGTGCAGTCTCAGCACAGCCCCTCTGAATGAGAGCACAGTAGAGACCCCCAGTGTGGAGGGCTGGTGTCGTTGACACCTGCTCCAGTCCTGGTCTGTCAGCATCTCTGAAGCACCAGGCTGCTTAGCTCAGTGGGCGCTAAAGCTGGTGCTAGTGGGGCCTCTGCTTCTATTGGGCCACagttcccacccctccccccacagacCCTGGATCAGAGCCAGGCCTTCTCCCTGTCCTCTGGGAAGGGCTCGTCATATAGAATCTGTGTGTTCTCTGTCTCAGGTGATTAAGAATCGTTTCCATCGTGTGTTCTTGCCCTCCCACTCCCTGGACACTGTGTCCCCATCGGACATACTCCTCTGCTTTGAGCTGTTGTCCCCAGAGCTGGCTAAGGAGCGGGTGGTGGTGCTCGAGGTGCAGCAGGTAAGTCAAGGCCAACCTGATGCCACAGGGTCTGGGGGGGGCATTCCCACCTGGCCTGGCCTTGCTGAGCCAGACACCCCACCCTAGCGCCCCCAGGTGCCCAGCATTCCCATCTCCAAGTGCGCAGCCTGCCAACGGAAGCAACAGTCCGAGGATGAGAAGCTGAAACGCTGTACTCGGTGCTACCGCGTGGGCTACTGCAACCAGTGAGGACCCCCAcggtctgcccctcccctcccgcctGCCACCCACCTCCCTTCCGCATGTTTTAAGCCTTGGAAGAGGCAGAACTGGCGTTTTCCAGGGCCAGAGGCTAGCCCCT
This window of the Saccopteryx bilineata isolate mSacBil1 chromosome 10, mSacBil1_pri_phased_curated, whole genome shotgun sequence genome carries:
- the USP19 gene encoding ubiquitin carboxyl-terminal hydrolase 19 isoform X5 — encoded protein: MSGGASATGPRRGPPGLEEATSKKKQKDRANQENKDGDPRRGGSVSTPREEQTKDELLLDWRQSADEVIVKLRVGAGPLQLEEVNAAFTNTDCVVRLPDGRQWGGVFYAEIEGFSAKVQARKGGLLQLALPKKVPMLTWPSLLKKPLGTQELVPGLKCQENGQESSPIALEPGPEPRRAKQEARNQKRAQGRGEVGAGTGPGAQAGPSAKRAVHLRRGPEGEGSRDGPGPQGDAPIFLAEPTSQAEAEEQLRVPPLNPQTGLLGSEENLALLSGEKPVSPRNDPVSPAMTRSRDLEKGDRSKEEMALAADAASLVDGKEPESMVSLPFVKNDSYEKGPDSVVVHVYVKEICRDISRVLFREQDFTLIFQTRDGNFLRLHPGCGPHTIFRWQVKLRNLIEPEQCTFCFTASRIDICLRKRQSQRWGGLEAPATRVGGAKVAVPTGPTPLDSTPPGGAPHPLTVQEEARAVEKEKPKTRSEDTGLDGVAARTPMEHVAPKPEPHLASPKPTCMVPPMPHSPVSGDSVEEEEEEEKKVCLPGFTGLVNLGNTCFMNSVIQSLSNTRELRDFFHDRSFEAEINYNNPLGTGGRLAIGFAVLLRALWKGTHHAFQPSKLKAIVASKASQFTGFAQHDAQEFMAFLLDGLHEDLNRIQNKPYTETVDSDGRPDEVVAEEAWQRHKMRNDSFIVDLFQGQYKSKLVCPMCAKVSITFDPFLYLPVPLPQKQKVLPVFYFAREPHSKPIKFLVSISKENSSASEVLDSLSQSVHVKPENLRLAEVIKNRFHRVFLPSHSLDTVSPSDILLCFELLSPELAKERVVVLEVQQRPQVPSIPISKCAACQRKQQSEDEKLKRCTRCYRVGYCNQLCQKTHWPDHKGLCRPENIGYPFLVSVPASRLTYARLAQLLEGYARYSVSVFQPPFQPGRMALESQGPGCTSLHSTSSLEAGDSEREPISIQPPELQPVTPVAEGDTVVPRAWAAPDRVPAPSTSGISPEILASGPIEVGSLPAGERVSRPEAAVPGYQHPSEAMNSHTPQFFIYKIDASNREQRLEDKGDTPLDLGDDCSLALVWRNNERLQEFVLVASKELECAEDLGSAGEAARAGHFTLDQCLTLFTRPEVLAPEEAWYCPQCKQHREASKQLLLWRLPNVLIVQLKRFSFRSFIWRDKINDLVEFPVRNLDLSKFCIGQKEEQLPSYDLYAVINHYGGMIGGHYTACARLPNDRSSQRSDVGWRLFDDSTVTTVDESQVVTRYAYVLFYRRRNSPVERPPRAGTSEHLPDMGPAAEAAASQASRIWQELEAEEEPVPEGPAPLGPWGPQDWVGPPPRGPTTADEGCLRYFVLGTVAALVALVLNVFYPLVSQSRWR
- the USP19 gene encoding ubiquitin carboxyl-terminal hydrolase 19 isoform X7; the encoded protein is MSGGASATGPRRGPPGLEEATSKKKQKDRANQENKDGDPRRGGSVSTPREEQTKDELLLDWRQSADEVIVKLRVGAGPLQLEEVNAAFTNTDCVVRLPDGRQWGGVFYAEIEGFSAKVQARKGGLLQLALPKKVPMLTWPSLLKKPLGTQELVPGLKCQENGQESSPIALEPGPEPRRAKQEARNQKRAQGRGEVGAGTGPGAQAGPSAKRAVHLRRGPEGEGSRDGPGPQGDAPIFLAEPTSQAEAEEQLRVPPLNPQTGLLGSEENLALLSGEKPVSPRNDPVSPAMTRSRDLEKGDRSKEEMALAADAASLVDEPESMVSLPFVKNDSYEKGPDSVVVHVYVKEICRDISRVLFREQDFTLIFQTRDGNFLRLHPGCGPHTIFRWQVKLRNLIEPEQCTFCFTASRIDICLRKRQSQRWGGLEAPATRVGGAKVAVPTGPTPLDSTPPGGAPHPLTVQEEARAVEKEKPKTRSEDTGLDGVAARTPMEHVAPKPEPHLASPKPTCMVPPMPHSPVSGDSVEEEEEEEKKVCLPGFTGLVNLGNTCFMNSVIQSLSNTRELRDFFHDRSFEAEINYNNPLGTGGRLAIGFAVLLRALWKGTHHAFQPSKLKAIVASKASQFTGFAQHDAQEFMAFLLDGLHEDLNRIQNKPYTETVDSDGRPDEVVAEEAWQRHKMRNDSFIVDLFQGQYKSKLVCPMCAKVSITFDPFLYLPVPLPQKQKVLPVFYFAREPHSKPIKFLVSISKENSSASEVLDSLSQSVHVKPENLRLAEVIKNRFHRVFLPSHSLDTVSPSDILLCFELLSPELAKERVVVLEVQQRPQVPSIPISKCAACQRKQQSEDEKLKRCTRCYRVGYCNQLCQKTHWPDHKGLCRPENIGYPFLVSVPASRLTYARLAQLLEGYARYSVSVFQPPFQPGRMALESQGPGCTSLHSTSSLEAGDSEREPISIQPPELQPVTPVAEGDTVVPRAWAAPDRVPAPSTSGISPEILASGPIEVGSLPAGERVSRPEAAVPGYQHPSEAMNSHTPQFFIYKIDASNREQRLEDKGDTPLDLGDDCSLALVWRNNERLQEFVLVASKELECAEDLGSAGEAARAGHFTLDQCLTLFTRPEVLAPEEAWYCPQCKQHREASKQLLLWRLPNVLIVQLKRFSFRSFIWRDKINDLVEFPVRNLDLSKFCIGQKEEQLPSYDLYAVINHYGGMIGGHYTACARLPNDRSSQRSDVGWRLFDDSTVTTVDESQVVTRYAYVLFYRRRNSPVERPPRAGTSEHLPDMGPAAEAAASQASRIWQELEAEEEPVPEGPAPLGPWGPQDWVGPPPRGPTTADEGCLRYFVLGTVAALVALVLNVFYPLVSQSRWR